In Iodobacter fluviatilis, one DNA window encodes the following:
- a CDS encoding ATP-binding response regulator, producing MTRFKRILSIICIILIANFSLIVHFELEQKRELDRANQFGMDNQLWQFFQLSNEYYRLREVVAYGRRDQLDKVNLRFDIYYSRIDSFAKNEIEASALFKDKKLQLRLLMPLVQYIHDSEKQLSLGFTSEKEWVKFQKETKLQQDAVNNLVQEARTQDALAVDEYRKNITHWGELRILLATTQILFLIFCAAFGLYALWRSEQNRKKLAELAETLQEARQQAEIANATKSRFLAHISHEIRTPLTSILGYADRLLRNKNMGEEEKKEIGYIANSGNHLLSLLNNVLDLSKSEHNKVLLIIETINLNQLKNELEVMFDMMAKEKGVGFKVILSEGLPENLSLDAGKLRQILINLLGNSLKFTQYGAITLTLSGELLSHCYRLNAVVADTGCGIKQEDHPRIFSPFEQSKEGQLAGGTGLGLSLSRDYARLMQGDITFSSEEGKGSEFCVFIESQIVFASSAPARIFQPQQQALCGHTILVVEDETINREMICGILQDFGARALQAGNGLEAILQVSQHPEIDSIIMDYQMPEMDGMTAAGILREQKWKKPIYLVSASPIEELQHAAGFSAFSGHLRKPFRIDELIRLLSKRYKSILNSKQVLLDHHAAMASLGFKSDRYLALSHKGLNRIAELEELYKKAIGQREHSEAARYAHSAKGIALQIGAETLGQYWASLEASPEHSALNKLSQLRVATFNELEKLQAIHAS from the coding sequence ATGACACGATTCAAAAGAATATTAAGCATTATTTGCATAATATTAATCGCCAATTTTAGCCTGATTGTTCATTTTGAATTAGAGCAAAAAAGGGAGCTTGACCGTGCCAATCAATTTGGCATGGATAATCAGCTATGGCAGTTTTTTCAGCTGAGCAATGAGTATTATCGCCTGCGTGAAGTAGTGGCTTATGGCCGGCGTGATCAGCTAGATAAAGTTAATTTGCGCTTTGATATTTACTACAGCCGGATTGACAGCTTTGCTAAAAATGAAATTGAAGCTTCTGCACTTTTTAAAGATAAGAAACTGCAGCTCAGGCTGCTGATGCCTTTGGTTCAGTATATTCATGATAGTGAAAAGCAATTAAGCCTGGGCTTTACTTCGGAAAAAGAATGGGTGAAATTTCAAAAAGAAACAAAATTGCAGCAGGATGCGGTTAATAATTTAGTGCAGGAGGCTCGCACTCAGGATGCGCTGGCCGTTGATGAATACAGAAAAAATATTACCCACTGGGGTGAGCTGCGTATTTTATTGGCAACGACTCAAATTTTATTCTTAATCTTTTGTGCTGCATTCGGGCTTTATGCGCTATGGCGATCAGAGCAAAATCGTAAAAAGCTTGCCGAGCTGGCTGAAACATTGCAAGAAGCAAGGCAGCAGGCCGAAATTGCCAATGCCACAAAGAGCCGTTTTTTAGCCCATATCAGCCATGAAATTCGTACCCCATTAACGTCTATTTTAGGCTATGCCGATCGGTTATTGCGTAATAAAAACATGGGCGAAGAGGAAAAAAAAGAAATTGGTTATATTGCAAACAGTGGTAATCATTTATTAAGTTTGCTTAATAATGTTCTGGATTTATCTAAATCTGAACACAATAAGGTTTTGCTGATTATTGAAACAATTAATCTGAATCAGTTGAAGAATGAATTAGAAGTCATGTTTGATATGATGGCTAAAGAAAAAGGAGTAGGTTTTAAAGTTATTTTAAGTGAAGGTCTGCCCGAAAATTTGAGCCTGGATGCGGGTAAACTACGGCAGATCCTTATTAATTTATTGGGTAACAGCCTTAAATTTACTCAATATGGAGCGATTACTTTAACGTTATCGGGCGAGTTGCTTTCTCATTGCTATCGTTTAAATGCCGTGGTGGCCGATACGGGGTGTGGCATTAAACAAGAAGATCATCCGCGTATTTTTTCACCTTTTGAGCAAAGCAAAGAAGGGCAGCTGGCTGGCGGCACAGGCTTAGGCTTATCTTTAAGCCGGGATTATGCAAGGCTGATGCAGGGGGATATTACTTTTAGCAGTGAGGAAGGAAAAGGTAGCGAGTTTTGTGTCTTTATTGAATCACAAATTGTATTTGCTTCTTCAGCGCCAGCTCGTATTTTTCAGCCTCAGCAGCAAGCGTTATGCGGGCATACCATTTTGGTGGTAGAAGATGAAACCATTAACCGGGAAATGATATGCGGTATTTTGCAGGATTTTGGAGCCCGTGCATTGCAAGCAGGTAATGGGCTGGAGGCTATTTTGCAAGTAAGCCAGCACCCGGAAATTGACAGCATTATTATGGATTACCAAATGCCGGAAATGGATGGCATGACTGCTGCGGGTATTTTGCGCGAACAAAAATGGAAAAAACCCATTTATCTGGTTTCTGCCAGCCCGATAGAAGAGTTGCAGCATGCGGCGGGTTTTAGCGCATTCAGCGGGCATTTAAGAAAACCATTCAGGATTGATGAACTTATTCGCTTATTGAGTAAGCGTTATAAATCTATTTTAAATTCTAAGCAGGTCTTGTTAGACCACCATGCGGCAATGGCGTCATTGGGATTTAAATCAGACCGGTACTTAGCCTTAAGCCACAAGGGCTTAAACAGAATTGCAGAATTAGAAGAGCTGTATAAAAAAGCAATTGGGCAGCGGGAGCACAGCGAGGCCGCCCGCTATGCACACAGCGCCAAAGGGATTGCCTTGCAAATTGGCGCAGAAACGCTGGGCCAATATTGGGCCTCGCTTGAAGCATCGCCAGAACATAGTGCCTTGAATAAGCTAAGTCAGCTGCGTGTTGCCACGTTTAATGAGCTGGAAAAGCTGCAGGCAATCCATGCCAGCTAG
- a CDS encoding AraC family transcriptional regulator, whose amino-acid sequence MTPRIENLGPPRELGNALLIGKAGERESGSSTIRHQHEVAQLLYGISGVMRVITPYGQWIVPPNRGIWLPAGVWHEVYMLAFVEMRTVYIHPDALPNLPCCVLAITPLLRELILAAVNFDQAYPDDSREGRIIRLLLDEIISIPTLPMVLPMPEDKALRQICDELLSSPDDIRSSSDWALKMGVDARTLQRRFNKTTGMTFGEWRRQARLLKALERLASGERVIDIALDSGYASPSAFSAMFKRQFGVAPNAFFK is encoded by the coding sequence ATGACGCCAAGAATAGAAAACTTAGGGCCGCCGCGCGAATTGGGCAATGCACTACTGATAGGCAAAGCCGGCGAGCGCGAGTCGGGCAGCAGTACCATTCGCCATCAGCACGAAGTGGCGCAATTGCTGTACGGCATCAGTGGTGTGATGCGGGTGATTACGCCTTACGGGCAGTGGATCGTGCCGCCCAACCGGGGCATCTGGCTGCCGGCCGGCGTATGGCATGAAGTATATATGCTGGCTTTTGTAGAAATGCGTACGGTGTACATCCACCCCGATGCCCTGCCCAATCTGCCCTGCTGCGTGCTGGCGATCACCCCGCTGCTGCGCGAGCTGATTCTGGCCGCAGTGAACTTTGATCAAGCTTATCCGGACGACAGCCGCGAAGGCCGCATTATCCGGCTGCTGCTCGACGAAATCATCAGCATCCCCACCCTGCCCATGGTGCTGCCCATGCCGGAAGACAAAGCCCTGCGCCAGATTTGCGACGAGCTGCTCAGCTCGCCGGATGATATTCGCAGCAGCAGTGATTGGGCGTTAAAAATGGGCGTAGATGCCAGAACACTGCAGCGCCGCTTTAATAAAACCACCGGCATGACTTTTGGCGAATGGCGACGGCAAGCCAGATTATTAAAAGCGCTGGAGCGCCTCGCCAGTGGAGAGCGCGTGATTGATATCGCCCTCGATTCTGGCTATGCCAGCCCAAGCGCCTTTAGCGCCATGTTTAAACGCCAGTTTGGCGTGGCACCGAATGCATTTTTTAAATAA
- a CDS encoding amino acid permease: protein MSLMRKKSVQDMLVFAQTSTALRRELSAFDLTMLGIGAIIGTGIFVLTGTGATVAGPGLVLSFIIGALACGFAALCYAEFASMLPVSGSTYTYAYATLGELIAWMIGWDLMLEYLLASSAVSVGWSGYFQSLLGGFGIYLPDMLTAAAGAVPGKSTFFNLPAFAIAMVITALLAFGIKESKRVNNIVVLIKVAVVLLFIAIGVWHVEPVNWSPALPFGFSGVFHGAAIVFFSFLGFDAVTCAAEEVKDPAKDIPKGVIWSLAICSLLYVIVAAIMTGIVPYAQFAGIDHPVSLALQVAKLNWFAGFVDLGAILGMMTVILVMTYGQTRILLAMSRDGLLPKIFSEINPRYGTPYKATWLIGTMIALIAGFVPLHTLAELVNIGTLAAFSLIAIAVIVLRQREPDLPRKFVCPAVPYVPALAVIFCVFLMTQLSAMTWLCFAIWLALGLIVYFGYSRHHSLLHKA from the coding sequence ATGAGTTTGATGCGCAAGAAAAGCGTTCAGGACATGCTGGTATTTGCCCAGACGTCCACGGCGCTTCGCAGGGAGCTGTCTGCTTTTGACCTCACTATGCTGGGGATTGGTGCAATTATTGGCACAGGCATCTTTGTGCTGACGGGCACAGGGGCGACGGTTGCAGGGCCGGGCCTTGTACTGTCATTTATCATTGGCGCGTTGGCCTGCGGTTTTGCTGCACTTTGCTATGCCGAATTTGCCTCCATGCTGCCGGTTTCAGGCTCAACCTATACCTACGCTTATGCTACTTTGGGCGAGCTGATTGCCTGGATGATAGGCTGGGATTTAATGCTGGAATACCTGCTGGCCTCTTCTGCTGTTTCAGTAGGGTGGTCTGGTTATTTCCAGAGCCTGCTGGGCGGGTTTGGGATTTACTTGCCTGATATGCTGACTGCGGCAGCGGGTGCCGTGCCAGGCAAGAGCACGTTTTTTAATCTGCCTGCATTTGCCATTGCGATGGTGATTACCGCCTTACTGGCTTTTGGGATTAAAGAATCAAAGCGCGTCAATAATATTGTGGTGCTGATCAAGGTGGCCGTTGTACTGCTCTTTATTGCGATTGGCGTATGGCATGTAGAGCCAGTGAACTGGAGCCCGGCGTTGCCCTTTGGTTTTTCTGGTGTATTTCATGGCGCGGCCATCGTGTTTTTTAGTTTTTTGGGCTTTGATGCGGTGACCTGTGCGGCTGAAGAAGTAAAAGACCCGGCTAAAGATATCCCTAAGGGCGTGATCTGGTCGCTGGCCATTTGTTCTCTGCTCTATGTGATTGTGGCCGCGATTATGACCGGCATTGTGCCTTATGCTCAGTTTGCAGGTATTGATCACCCTGTGTCGCTTGCGCTGCAGGTGGCCAAGCTCAACTGGTTTGCTGGTTTTGTCGATTTAGGCGCTATTTTGGGCATGATGACGGTGATTTTGGTGATGACCTACGGCCAGACCCGTATCCTGCTGGCTATGTCCCGCGATGGCCTCTTGCCGAAGATTTTCTCTGAGATTAACCCCCGCTACGGCACACCTTATAAAGCCACCTGGCTGATTGGCACAATGATTGCGCTGATTGCTGGCTTTGTGCCGCTGCATACCCTAGCCGAGCTGGTGAATATCGGTACGCTGGCCGCATTTTCCCTGATTGCTATTGCCGTGATTGTGCTGCGTCAGCGCGAGCCGGATTTACCGCGCAAATTTGTCTGCCCGGCCGTGCCCTATGTGCCGGCATTAGCGGTGATCTTTTGCGTGTTTTTGATGACTCAGTTGTCTGCAATGACCTGGCTGTGTTTTGCCATCTGGTTAGCTTTG
- a CDS encoding molybdopterin-dependent oxidoreductase — MFRAIFLSLCLMLFAYPAIAKNDKIILTVRGKSSSDIQFDAARLEQMPQVRMTVQTPWYPNPQTFEGPLLRDVLKLAGIEGGNVKIKALNDYAISFPVSDALQYDVILARKHNGKVMSLREKGPLFLMYPFHKHKELIKTQYFRLCSWQLNSITAE; from the coding sequence ATGTTTCGTGCTATTTTTCTGAGTTTATGCTTGATGCTGTTTGCTTATCCGGCTATTGCAAAAAACGATAAAATTATTCTTACAGTTCGCGGTAAAAGCAGCTCTGATATTCAATTTGATGCTGCTCGTCTTGAGCAGATGCCCCAAGTTAGGATGACGGTACAAACGCCCTGGTATCCTAATCCGCAGACTTTTGAAGGCCCCTTGCTTCGTGATGTATTAAAGCTGGCCGGTATTGAGGGCGGCAATGTTAAAATAAAGGCCCTGAATGATTATGCGATTAGTTTTCCAGTTAGCGATGCACTGCAATACGATGTTATTCTGGCGCGTAAGCATAATGGCAAAGTGATGTCTTTACGTGAAAAAGGCCCGTTGTTTTTAATGTATCCATTTCATAAGCATAAAGAATTGATTAAAACTCAATATTTCCGCCTTTGCAGCTGGCAGCTGAACAGCATCACGGCAGAATAA
- a CDS encoding MFS transporter translates to MTLTCIHKTTKVNVMTTAMMGIKPAIGATRYRVLAAISSAHFLNDMLQSLILALYPLLKGSYHLSFTQIGLLTLTYQITASILQPLVGSFTDKHPQKFALVLGMGFSMCGLLLLSQASTFGLLLLAAGLTGTGSAIFHPESSRVARLASGGKHGLAQSIFQVGGNAGSACGPLLAALIVIPLGQGSLAWFSPAALLAMAVLWQISIWKAHQQKNAGSKAHLVIQPLPQRQTLCAMAVLIALVFTKYIYMSSFHSYYTFYLIERFALSAQAAQLMLFIFLFGVALGTILGGPIGDRIGRKRVIWFSILGSAPFSMALPYMDLNGTIALSFVIGVVMSSAFSAILVLAQELLPGRVGMVSGLFFGLAFGVAGIGAAVIGSFADQYGIASVYHFTAFLPLGGMIALFLPDMKKAH, encoded by the coding sequence ATGACCTTAACATGCATCCATAAAACAACAAAGGTAAACGTCATGACCACGGCAATGATGGGGATCAAGCCTGCAATCGGGGCCACGCGCTATCGCGTGCTGGCGGCAATCAGCAGCGCGCATTTTTTAAATGATATGTTGCAATCCTTAATTCTGGCGCTGTATCCCTTGCTAAAAGGCAGCTATCACCTCAGCTTCACCCAGATTGGTTTACTGACGCTTACCTACCAGATTACGGCGTCGATTTTGCAGCCGCTGGTGGGTAGCTTTACCGATAAGCATCCGCAGAAATTTGCGCTGGTGCTGGGAATGGGCTTTTCAATGTGCGGGCTGTTATTGCTCTCGCAAGCGTCCACTTTTGGGCTATTGCTTTTGGCGGCAGGGCTGACCGGCACCGGCTCGGCGATTTTCCACCCAGAATCGTCCCGCGTAGCTAGGCTGGCTTCGGGCGGCAAACATGGTTTGGCGCAGTCTATTTTTCAGGTGGGGGGCAACGCGGGCAGTGCTTGCGGGCCTTTGTTGGCCGCTTTGATTGTGATTCCGCTGGGGCAGGGCAGTCTGGCGTGGTTTTCACCTGCGGCCCTGTTGGCCATGGCCGTGCTTTGGCAGATCAGCATCTGGAAAGCGCATCAGCAAAAAAATGCCGGCAGCAAAGCGCATCTTGTAATTCAGCCCTTGCCACAGCGCCAGACGCTCTGCGCGATGGCGGTGCTGATTGCCTTGGTGTTTACCAAGTATATTTATATGTCCAGCTTTCATAGCTATTACACATTTTATCTGATCGAGCGTTTTGCCCTCAGCGCGCAAGCGGCGCAGCTGATGTTGTTTATCTTCTTATTTGGCGTGGCCCTAGGGACGATTCTGGGCGGGCCGATTGGTGATCGGATAGGCCGCAAGCGGGTGATCTGGTTTTCTATTTTAGGCTCGGCACCGTTCTCTATGGCGCTGCCCTATATGGATTTAAACGGCACGATTGCGCTGAGTTTTGTGATTGGTGTGGTGATGTCGTCGGCGTTTTCGGCGATTTTAGTGCTGGCGCAAGAGCTGCTGCCCGGAAGAGTGGGCATGGTATCGGGCCTGTTTTTTGGGCTGGCTTTTGGTGTGGCGGGGATAGGTGCTGCGGTGATAGGCAGTTTTGCAGATCAATACGGGATTGCCAGCGTTTACCACTTTACGGCGTTCTTGCCACTCGGGGGGATGATTGCATTGTTTTTACCTGATATGAAAAAGGCACATTAA